The following nucleotide sequence is from Candidatus Cloacimonadota bacterium.
TCCAAACCATCCAAATAGAGGGACATGTGGTGGGTAGTGATCAATTGGAGATAGGTTTGGCAAACTGTGAGGTTACGCTTACCGGTGAGGATAATTATCAGGCAGTAACAGATTTTAATGGCAACTTCGTCTTCCCGGAAGTTATTCAAAATGAAGTTTATATTTTGGAAATTAGCCACGAAGGTTATGAAATTCACACGGATACGGTTGAAGTCGAAACAGATGATATAGATCTGGGTACAATCATTCTCAATGAAATCGCATTTCCAGCCGGTAATGTTATTGCTGTTGTGAATGTTGAAAACACAGAAGTTTCATTAACCTGGAGCCCACCTGTTACTACAGTTCGTGATTTGGAATGCTATGATGTTTTACGTTTCTTAGAAATTAATAACCAAAATCCCGAACAATGGGAATTGATCTCTATTATAATTGGTGATACTTCATTTGTTGACATTTCTTGGGAACAATTAGAACCTGAAATCTATCAATACGCGATTGTGGCACAATACACAAATGGCATTACTGCAGAGGCAGCTTTTTCTAATTCCGTAGAAAAAATTACCATTAGCACCGGTAACAATTCACAGCAAATTTTTACAAAATTCCAAAAGATATATCCCAATCCTACCAATTCCTCAGTTTACATCTGTTATTCTCTGGCCGATAAAAAACAAATAGATATTTCTATTTACAACATTAAAGGGCAGTTGGTCAATACACTTATCTGCGAAATGCAAAATAGCGGAAATTATACTATTAACTGGAACGGAACCGATGGGGACAATACGATACAGCCAGCCGGAATTTATTTTATTAATCTTGAAGCAAATGGTAAAAATATAGAAACTGAAAAAGTCTTGTTGTTGAAGCCTTAAAAAATTGTCAAAGTTGTTTTGTATTTGGGAAAATGTTCAAATGAAAATTTGAAATTGTTGTAGTGCATCCCAAAGATATTGAGAAAAAACTGGAGTTCAGCCAGCTCCTTCCCGGCTGGGCTTCAGTTTTTCACACTAACTTCACATTCTGACAGTCTGATCATTTTGAATTATCTTTATTCTGTGTTCTTAGTACTTTCTGCCTGTAAAGGCGAATGCTAGCGAAGTCTGGTGGTCAATATTTTTCTACCGCATCAAAATTATTTTCTTCCCTTAAGTTTACCCAACCTGAAGATCTCTTCATCCGAAAAGCAATGCGTAAGGAACAAAATGTTTAGGCAAAATCAGCAATTCTTCTTGGTATTTTTCCCTATTCGCTGAACAGATTAGAAAAAAACGGGTAAATTGACAGAATTCAATCACTTCAACAATCGTAACCAACATGAAAATACTTATAATTCGTTTTAGTTCGCTTGGTGATATAATTCTAACCACACCAATATTGAAGATGTTGCGGCGACAATATCCGACCGATACAATTCATTTTTTAACGAAACAACAATTTGTTCCTATTCTCGAAAATAATCCTAATATAAACCTAACTATTCCATATAATAAAGATGAAGAGACAATTTTTGTTCTTGCAAAGAAAGTTCGTGAAGCAAATTATGATTTGATAATTGACTTGCAGGCAAAGTTGAACACATTTTTTATAAAATTGTTTAACCGTAAAAGCACAAAACTTACTTATAAAAAAGAGCATCTTCATCGTTGGTTCCTTACAAAAAAACTTTTTGCGAGTCATTTTGAACCCGTTGATTCAACCGTAAATCTATATGCTTCGGTTTTGAAAAAATTAAATATTGAATTGGAATCAATCCAAACTGAAATATTTCTTACTCCACTTAACTCGAAAATCACTGTTCGAGAAGAATCCAAGGATACAAAAAAAATCGTCATTGCTCCCGGAGCAAAACATTTTACAAAACAATATCCACCGGAATATTACTCTGAACTTATCACTATGCTGAAAAATGAATTCAAGTTGGATGTGATCCTGATCGGAAACAAAAACGAAATCACTCTTTCACAACGAATCAGCAACGAATGTGAACACCAACTGATTGACTTAACGGGGAAAACTGATCTGCAAGAATTATTTGATATTATCAATCAAGCAGATTTATTTATCAGCGGAGATACCGGTCCCATGCATATCGCAGCTGCTTTGCAAAAACCACAGATTGCCATATTCGGCTCGACTCATCCCAATCTCGGATTTAGTCCGATCAACGAAAATGCGATAATAATGCAGAGAGATCTTGAATGCCGTCCATGCAGTTTGCATGGCTCCGCAAAATGTCCTAAAAAACATTTTAAATGTATGAAAGATTTGAAACCAGATGAAATATTTGCTCAAATACAAACAATATTATAAGGTGAAAAAATGAAAAACGCACGTCCTCTTTGGAATGAATATTTTATGAAAATCGCCCAACTTGTCTCCACCCGATCCACTTGCTTAAGGAGAAAAGTTGGGGCTGTAATCGTGAGAGACAATCAAATATTAGCAACCGGATATAACGGTGCTCCCAAGGGTGTACCTCATTGTGCCGAAACCGGTTGCCTAAGAGAAAAATTGCATATCCCTTCAGGTGAAAGGCATGAGATCTGCCGCGGTGTTCATGCCGAGCAAAACGCCATTATTCAGGCTGCCGTGAATGGAGTCTCCATAAGAAACGCAACTATTTACTGCACCCACCAGCCTTGTTCCATCTGTGCAAAAATGATAATAAATGCAGAAATAGAAGCGATTGTCATCGGTGAAGAATATCCCGACGCTCTTGCTCGAGAAATGATATCAAACACGAATATCATGATGGTTCATTTCGATATGGAAACAAAGGCAATAAAACGATTGATCTAATGTTCCAATTTAAATTAGAAACATTTCTTTTCAGAGCGGTCTTCAATTTTATCAGAATTTTTCCACTTCGCATTGCTTATCTTTTTAGTAATTTCCTCATCTTTGTTTATTTGAATTTTGTTAAAACGCGTTTGCATACGGTTGAATCAAATCTACATAAATCATTTCCGCAGAAATCTCCGGAAGAGATCAAAAAACTGACCAAACAGGTCATTATGCATTTTGGCAGAGTTGCGGTTGAATTCTGCTGGTTCTCATACAAAAGTTTGGATGAAAAATTAAAGGTTTTCGAAATGCAGGGATTTGAAAATGTAGAAAAAGCATTGGAAAAAGGTAAGGGCATTATTCTCTTTATGGGGCATTTCGGCAATTGGGAAATGGCTGCCCAAATATTATCTCAGAAGACAGAAAAAATGAACGCAGTAGCAAAA
It contains:
- a CDS encoding T9SS type A sorting domain-containing protein codes for the protein MKKIVAIITLLCFITLANAGTLFVGLEGSAPPTYSSDLNGFPAVSWIPHYSFDVSGAAATPNGTLFIGEGAFTTHLYEATLNSPPQQICTISEDMSSLAYGRDTLWGYSNYADPKGIYSIDTATGTATLALDVYTGNGFRFFALDYNPADDLFYGYTEYGSSGLYSINIDTGEMIQLAGSIPATNGQGRGMAVGNNTVYLTATRGDDGIPYFAYDIAQGAGGVWVEFNNPYPAYHSTGGAAWIPDPIQTIQIEGHVVGSDQLEIGLANCEVTLTGEDNYQAVTDFNGNFVFPEVIQNEVYILEISHEGYEIHTDTVEVETDDIDLGTIILNEIAFPAGNVIAVVNVENTEVSLTWSPPVTTVRDLECYDVLRFLEINNQNPEQWELISIIIGDTSFVDISWEQLEPEIYQYAIVAQYTNGITAEAAFSNSVEKITISTGNNSQQIFTKFQKIYPNPTNSSVYICYSLADKKQIDISIYNIKGQLVNTLICEMQNSGNYTINWNGTDGDNTIQPAGIYFINLEANGKNIETEKVLLLKP
- the waaF gene encoding lipopolysaccharide heptosyltransferase II, whose protein sequence is MKILIIRFSSLGDIILTTPILKMLRRQYPTDTIHFLTKQQFVPILENNPNINLTIPYNKDEETIFVLAKKVREANYDLIIDLQAKLNTFFIKLFNRKSTKLTYKKEHLHRWFLTKKLFASHFEPVDSTVNLYASVLKKLNIELESIQTEIFLTPLNSKITVREESKDTKKIVIAPGAKHFTKQYPPEYYSELITMLKNEFKLDVILIGNKNEITLSQRISNECEHQLIDLTGKTDLQELFDIINQADLFISGDTGPMHIAAALQKPQIAIFGSTHPNLGFSPINENAIIMQRDLECRPCSLHGSAKCPKKHFKCMKDLKPDEIFAQIQTIL
- a CDS encoding cytidine/deoxycytidylate deaminase family protein encodes the protein MKNARPLWNEYFMKIAQLVSTRSTCLRRKVGAVIVRDNQILATGYNGAPKGVPHCAETGCLREKLHIPSGERHEICRGVHAEQNAIIQAAVNGVSIRNATIYCTHQPCSICAKMIINAEIEAIVIGEEYPDALAREMISNTNIMMVHFDMETKAIKRLI